The Streptomyces vinaceus genome contains the following window.
CACCCGCGTCGTCCGGGTCCGGCCCCGCGGGCTCTCCCTCCGGCGCCGCGGAGGCCGCTCCGCCCGCGCAGGGCTCCGTGACGGTGACCGGCGAGGTCGCGAAGGACCTGGAGTCCCCGTGGGGCGTGGCCCCGCTGCCGGGCGGGGACCTGCTGGTCGCCTCGCGGGACAAGGGGACGATCAGCAGGGTCGCGGCGGCCACCGGCGCGGTGACGCAGATCGGCAAGGTGCCCGGGGTGGCCCCGGGCGGCGAGGGAGGGCTGCTGGGGCTCGCGCTGTCGCCCTCGTACGCCTCGGACCGGATGGTGTACGCGTACTTCACGACGGAGTCCGACAACCGCATCGCCCGGATGCGCTACGACGAGCAGCGTGACCCGGGCCAGCAACTGGGCGCGCCGGACACGGTGTTGCGGGGGATCCCCAAGGGGATGATCCACAACGGGGGCCGGATCGCCTTCGGCCCCGACAAGATGCTCTACGCGGGGACGGGCGAGAGCGGCGACACCGGGCTCGCGCAGGACAAGAAGTCGCTGGGCGGCAAGATCCTGCGGATGACCCCGGACGGGCAGCCGGTCCACGGCAATCCCGAGGCCGACTCGGTCGTCTACTCCTACGGGCACCGCAATGTGCAGGGCCTGGCCTGGGACAAGGACAAACGGCTGTGGGCGGCCGAGTTCGGCCAGAACACCTGGGACGAGCTGAACCTGATCGAGCCCGGTGCGAACTACGGCTGGCCGGAGGCCGAGGGGAAGGCGGGCAAGCCGGGCCTGCGAGATCCGGTGGCCGTGTGGAAGACCGACGAGGCCTCGCCGAGCGGGATCGCCTGGGCGCAGGGCTCGGTGTGGATGGCCGGGCTGAAAGGCGAGCGGCTGTGGCGGATCCCGCTGGCCGGGGCGCATCCGGTGGCCGAGCCGGAGGCCTTCCTGACGGGGAAGTACGGCCGGCTGCGGACGGTGATCGCCCTCGGCGGGGACAGATTGCTGCTGGTCACGAGCGAGACGGACGGGCGCGGGTCGCCGGAGGCGGGCGAGGACAGGATCCTGACACTGACGGTGCGGTGACCGAGGGGCCCCCGGTGCGGGGCGAAAGGCGCGGTGGATGCGGTGTTCAACATGATCGAGGAGCTCTTCAGCCCGGGACGGAAGCACACGGACGAGGAGAAGAAGCGGCTGGAGCTGTCCCGGACCGATGTCGATGACGGCGATCCGGGACGCGGTCCCATAGACCTGGACTCCGGCACGGTGCTCATACGCCCGGCGGAGCCGTCCCCGCGGGAGTGAGCGGCCCGAACAGCCGCAGCCGGTGGGCCAGGGCGGCCGCCTCGCCGCGGCCGGCGACACCCAGCTTGGCCAGGATGTTCGAGACGTGGACGCTGGCCGTCTTCGGGGAGATGAACAGCTCCTCGGCTATCTGGCGGTTGCTCCTGCCCGCCGCGACCAGGCTCAGGACGTCCCGTTCGCGGCTGGTCAGGCCCAGGGCCTCGACGGGGTCGGGGGCCGGTGCGGGCGGGGCGGCGGGCGCGTCGGCCCCGGTGAGCGGGAGCCGGGCGCGCTGGGCCAGCAGGGCCAGGTCCTCGCGGAGCCTGCGGGAGCCAAGGCGTTCGGCGGTGGCGTAGGCCTCGCCGAGCAGGGACGCGGCGCCCGCGCGGTCGCCGCCGGAGGCGAGCAGGGCTTCGGCGAGCCGGTGGCGGGCGCGGGCCAGCAGGTACGGACGCTCCAGCGGGCGGACGGCCCGCTCGACGCCGGCCCAGTCGGCGACGGTGTCCCGGTCCTCGGCCCGCAGCAGCTCGGCGCGGAAGAACTCGGCGTGGGCGGCCCACACGGGCACGGGGGTGGCCAGGGCGCGGGCGGCGCCGCGGAGCACCTCCAGGGCGGCTGCGCGCCCGGCGTCGGCGACCGGGAGTCCCCGGGCGTCCGCCTCCGCGGAGGCGGCGGCGAGCAGCAGCGGCCAGGCGTAGCGGTGGTGGCCCAGCGGGAAGCCGTAGGCGATGGCGTCGGTGATCTCCGCGCGGACGTCGGCGATCCGGCCCTCCCCGGCGGCGATGCCGACGGCGAGGCGGTAGAGCGGTATGCGGTGCTGGGGCTGGCTGTCGTGGGTGCCGAAGTGGGCGTGCGCGGCGGTCAGCCGGGCACCGGCCTCGGTCAGTTCGCCGCGCGCCAGGGCCAGGTAGGACAGCCGTGCGGAGGCGGAGCCGCGCGGGGCCGCGCTCTGGCCGACGCTCAGACCGCGCCGGGCGGCCTCGGCCGCCTCGTCCCAGCGGCCGAGGCTGTACAGGCTCTCGGCCATGTTGCCGCTGAGCCAGGCCTCGGTGTCCAGCAGCCGTGACTTCTTGACGAGTTCGACCCCTTGTTCGGCCAGTTCCACGGCTTCGCGGGACCGGCCCATGCTTTCCAGCTGAGAGGTGAGGTTGATATGTGCACGTCCTGCCAGCATGACGAGCCCGAGTTCGGCGGCCCGCTCGCGGACCACGAGCATCTCGGTGAGTCCGCGCTCGGCGTCGCCGGCGTCGGTGAGCAGGGAGCCGACCGTGATCCGGGCGTTGAGCTCGATCTCCTCGGCCCCGAGCATGCGGGCGTAGGCCGCGGCGCGCTCCGCGGCTTCGAGGTTGCCCGGGCCGGGGTTGTGGAGCATGCCCCAGCCCGCGGCCCGGACGAGGACCTCGGCGTGCACCTGGGACGGGGGCAGCCCCTTGACGAGTTCCTGGGCCTTGGCGAGTTCCTCCCAGCCGTCGCCGCGGGCCAGGCTGGAGACGAGCCGGGAGCGCTCCGTCCAGAACCAGGCGGCGCGCAGCGGGTCCTGGTCCTCCTCCAGCAGCCGCAGCGCCGTCTTGGTGAGCTTCAGGGCGCGTTCGCGTTCGCCGCCGAAGCGGGCGGCGACGGTGGCCTCGGCCAGCAGGTCGAGCCGCTTGAGCGGGGTGGTGGCCGGGTCGCAGCCGCAGGGCGGGTACACCTCGGTGTAGTCGACCGGCCGCAGTGCCTCGCGAACCTCCTGCGGCGCGCTCTCCCACAGGTCCAGCGCCCTCTCCAGCAGGTTCAGCTGCTCGGAGTAGGCGTGGCGGCGGCGGGCGGCGACCGAGGCGGCGAGTACGGCGGGCAGCGCCTTGGCCGCGTCGTTGGCGCAGTACCAGTAGCTGGCCAGCCGGATGACCCGCTCCTCGGCGCGGATCAGCCAGTCGTCGGCTTCCATCGCCTCGGCGTAGCGGCGGTTGACGCGGGCGCGCTCGCCGGGCAGCAGGTCGTCGCTGACGGCCTCGCGGACCAGCGAGTGGCGGAACCGGTAGCCGTCCCCGTCGGGGGTGGCGAGGAGGATGTTGGCGCCGACGGCGGCCCGCAGGGCCTCGATCAGCTCGTCCTCGCTCAGCCCCGCGACGGCGCGCAGGAGCGGGTACTCCACGGTGGAGCCGCCCTCGGCGACGATCCGCACCACGCGCTGGGCGGCCTCGGGCAGCACCTCGACGCGCACCAGCAGCAGGTCGCGCAGGGACTCGGTGAGTCCCGCCCGGCAGCCGCTCCTCTGGCAGGCGGCGAGTTCCTCGACGAAGAAGGCGTTGCCGTCGGAGCGCTCGAAGACGGAGTCCACGAAGTCTTCGTCGGGCTGCGAGGCGAGGATGCCGGCGAGCTGGCGGCGCACCTCGGCCCGGTTGAAACGGGGCAGTTCGATGCGCTGGACCGTGCGCAGCCGGTCGAGTTCGGCCAGCAGCGGGCGCAGCGGGTGGCGGCGGTGGACGTCGTCGGCCCGGTAGGTGGCGACGACGACGAGCCGGCCGCTCGCGAGGGTGCGGAACAGGTAGGAGAGCAGGTGGCGGGTGGAGGTGTCCGCCCAGTGCAGGTCCTCCAGGACGAGGACGACGGTGCGGTCGGCGGCGAGCCGCTCCAGCATCCGGGCCGTCAGTTCGAAGAGCCGCGCGGTGCTCTCCTCGTCGTGCGGTCCGCGGGGGGTGTCGCCGAGTTCGGGGAGGATCCGGGCGAGTTCGTCCTCCTGGCCCGCGGCCGCCGCCGCCAGCTCCCCCGGGAGCAGGCGGTGCAGGGTGCGCAGGGCCGTCGAGAACGGGGCGAAGGGAAGGCCCTCCGCCCCGATCTCCACACAGCCTCCGACGGCCACCACCGCGCCGCGGCGGGCCGCCTCGTGGACGAACTCCTCGGTGAGGCGGGTCTTTCCGACCCCGGCCTCGCCCCCGACGAGCAGCGCCTGCGGCTCCTGGCCCGCGGCGCGGACCAATGCGTCGGTGAGTACGGCCAGTTCGTCGGCTCGGCCGACGAACACCGGGCTGACAGATCTGGTCTCCACGTCGCCGAGCATCGCACAGGAGCCCTGGCCGGCGGCACCGGCCGGGGGTGCGCTTCTCATCACGTGTCAGTCCACCCGGTCCGCGGCGCGGTTCACGCGGCGCGCGTGAAGCGGCTCCGTTGTCCTGTCACCCGCCGTTCGGGTTCCTGGCTGCGCGAGGAGGCGCGGCGCGCCTCCTTGGCCTCCTGGACCCGGCGGTACAGGGCGGCCTCGCGGATGAGGTCGGCGTGGCGGGCGGTGGCGATCTCGTACTCGAACATCTCGTACTCCTCGGTTCGCTCTTCTCGGCACCTCGTTCGGTGTGATCCAAGATTCGCGTCCCAGGGGGTGCCGGCACATCGGGCGCATGCCGCATCTGTACGGGCCGGGGGTCCTTAGGCCGCGGCCGAAGGACCCCGGGTCGGACCGGGAGTGCCTAGGAGGGGGTCCTAGGCGGACGGCTGGAGGTCCTAGGCGGCCTTCGGGAGGGGAGCCAGGATGTCGAAGTACATGAGGCCGAAGAGCAGTACGCCGAGGGCGCCGAGGGCGACGGCGGCCCAGGAGACGGCGCGGACCCAGGTGGGGAGGGTTCGGCCGGGGGCGCCGAAGGCGGGGCGGGCCAGCACGAAGACGGCGAGCAGCAGGGCGAGGGTGGACAGGACGCCGTTGACGAGGGCGGTCATGTGCCAGGCGTCGCCGTACAGGGCATCGATCTTGGCCTCGGTGGTGGCGGCGTTGACCGACTCGATCTGGCCCACGAGGGTCTGGCGCTCGGCGATGACGCGCGAGACCCAGCTGCCGCTGAGGGCGACGAGGCCGAGTCCGGCCGCGACGACGGCGGAGGCCGCGGAGCCGACGCCCTCGGACCTCGCCTCGCTCTCGTCGAGCTCGTCGTGGAGTTCGTCGTCGAGGTCCTCGTCGGTGAGGTCGGCCTCGGGGGCCTGCGCGGCCTCGGCGCCCTCCGCGGCGGGGGCGTCCTTGAGGCCGGCCTCGGCCTCGGCGGCCTGCGGCTCGGCGGTGTCCGTCTCGGGAGCGGTCGGGTCGGCGGTCTTCGTGGTGTCCATGCGGGGCACCGTAGGCGGCTTGTCTGAGAGGTTTCTGAGAAGCCCCCGGCGCCTTCGGGCCGGGCCGGCCGCGGGCCCGGGACCGGGGCCGCGGCGGGGTGGCGGATCAGCGGGACGCGGGGGCCGGCTCGGCGCCGTCCTCGCTGGTGGCGCGGGACGCGGCGGGCCGCTGCGCGGGCAGCGTCGCCCGCCCCCGGCACTCCGGGGGTTCGATGCTGATCCTGGGCAGCCGGCGGTCCAGCCAGGCGGGCAGCCACCAGTTGGCGCCGCCGAGCATGTGCATCAGGGCCGGGACCAGGAGGGTGCGCAGCACGAAGGCGTCGAGCGCGACGGCCGCGGCGAGCGCTATGCCGAACATCGCGATGATCCGGTCGCCGCTGAGCACGAACGCCAGGAAGACCGAGATCATGATGACCGCCGCCGAATTGATCACCCGGCTGGTCTCGGTGAGCCCGACGCGGACGGCCCGGCGGTTGTCGCCGGTCTCCAGCCACTCCTCGTACATGCGGCTGACCAGGAACACCTGGTAGTCCATGGACAGCCCGAAGAGCACCGACACCATGATCACCGGCAGGAAGGGCTCGATCGGGCCGGCGCTGCCCAGGCCCAGCAGCTCGCTGCCCCAGCCCCACTGGAAGACGGCGACGACCACGCCGAAGGAGGAGGCCACGGCCGCGACGTTCATGGCGGCCGCCTTGAGCGGGATGCCAAGGGAGCGGAAGGCCAGCAGCAGCAGGACGCAGCCGAGGGCGATCACCACCCCGACGAACAGCGGCAGTTTCCCGACGATGACGTCGGCGAAGTCGTCGTAGCCCGCGGTCACGCCGCCGACGTGGACGGTCATGGAGTTGCCCTGCCCGGCGGCCGGGATGACGTGCTCGCGCAACGTCGTGACCAGCTCGCTCGTGGCCCGGGACTGCGGGGCGGAATCGGGGATGACGGTCAGGACGGCGGTGTCCCCGCTCCGGTTGAAGACGGCCGGGCCGGTGGCGGCGACGCCTTCGGTCGTACGGAGCGCCTCGGCCAGCCGCTCGACGGCGAGCCGGTCCCCGGCGCCGTCGAGCCGGGAGACGACGGTGAGCGGGCCGTTCACTCCCGGCCCGAACCCGTCGGCGAGCAGGTCGTAGGCCTGCCGTGTGGTGGAGCCCGCCGGGTTGTTGCCCTGGTCGGAGGTGCCCAGGTGGAGCGAGAAGGTGGGCAGCGCCAGGACCACCATGACCAGCGTGGCGACGATGCCGAGCAGCTTGGGGCGGCGCTCCACGAAGGCCGACCAGCGGGCGGCAAAGCCGGTGGGCGTCTCGGGCCGCGGGCCCTGCGCGGCGAGCCTGCGTCGTTCGCGGCGCGAGAGGGCGCGCATGCCGATGTACGAGAGGAGGGCGGGGAGCAGGGTGACCGAGGCGGCGACGGTCAGCACCACCGTGAGGGAGGCGGCGATCGCGACGCCGTTCAGGAAGTTCAGCCGCAGCACCAGCATGCCGAGCAGCGCGATGCAGACGGTGGCCCCGGCGAAGACGACGGC
Protein-coding sequences here:
- a CDS encoding PQQ-dependent sugar dehydrogenase, whose amino-acid sequence is MRYGQAQASERYEGPRARSRAVLAAFAVAGCGALLAAGCAPAGAPSAKPGTSPPGPAPASSGSGPAGSPSGAAEAAPPAQGSVTVTGEVAKDLESPWGVAPLPGGDLLVASRDKGTISRVAAATGAVTQIGKVPGVAPGGEGGLLGLALSPSYASDRMVYAYFTTESDNRIARMRYDEQRDPGQQLGAPDTVLRGIPKGMIHNGGRIAFGPDKMLYAGTGESGDTGLAQDKKSLGGKILRMTPDGQPVHGNPEADSVVYSYGHRNVQGLAWDKDKRLWAAEFGQNTWDELNLIEPGANYGWPEAEGKAGKPGLRDPVAVWKTDEASPSGIAWAQGSVWMAGLKGERLWRIPLAGAHPVAEPEAFLTGKYGRLRTVIALGGDRLLLVTSETDGRGSPEAGEDRILTLTVR
- a CDS encoding DUF6191 domain-containing protein, producing MIEELFSPGRKHTDEEKKRLELSRTDVDDGDPGRGPIDLDSGTVLIRPAEPSPRE
- a CDS encoding helix-turn-helix transcriptional regulator, translated to MLGDVETRSVSPVFVGRADELAVLTDALVRAAGQEPQALLVGGEAGVGKTRLTEEFVHEAARRGAVVAVGGCVEIGAEGLPFAPFSTALRTLHRLLPGELAAAAAGQEDELARILPELGDTPRGPHDEESTARLFELTARMLERLAADRTVVLVLEDLHWADTSTRHLLSYLFRTLASGRLVVVATYRADDVHRRHPLRPLLAELDRLRTVQRIELPRFNRAEVRRQLAGILASQPDEDFVDSVFERSDGNAFFVEELAACQRSGCRAGLTESLRDLLLVRVEVLPEAAQRVVRIVAEGGSTVEYPLLRAVAGLSEDELIEALRAAVGANILLATPDGDGYRFRHSLVREAVSDDLLPGERARVNRRYAEAMEADDWLIRAEERVIRLASYWYCANDAAKALPAVLAASVAARRRHAYSEQLNLLERALDLWESAPQEVREALRPVDYTEVYPPCGCDPATTPLKRLDLLAEATVAARFGGERERALKLTKTALRLLEEDQDPLRAAWFWTERSRLVSSLARGDGWEELAKAQELVKGLPPSQVHAEVLVRAAGWGMLHNPGPGNLEAAERAAAYARMLGAEEIELNARITVGSLLTDAGDAERGLTEMLVVRERAAELGLVMLAGRAHINLTSQLESMGRSREAVELAEQGVELVKKSRLLDTEAWLSGNMAESLYSLGRWDEAAEAARRGLSVGQSAAPRGSASARLSYLALARGELTEAGARLTAAHAHFGTHDSQPQHRIPLYRLAVGIAAGEGRIADVRAEITDAIAYGFPLGHHRYAWPLLLAAASAEADARGLPVADAGRAAALEVLRGAARALATPVPVWAAHAEFFRAELLRAEDRDTVADWAGVERAVRPLERPYLLARARHRLAEALLASGGDRAGAASLLGEAYATAERLGSRRLREDLALLAQRARLPLTGADAPAAPPAPAPDPVEALGLTSRERDVLSLVAAGRSNRQIAEELFISPKTASVHVSNILAKLGVAGRGEAAALAHRLRLFGPLTPAGTAPPGV
- a CDS encoding MMPL family transporter, yielding MAVIARWCLRHRLPAVLIWLLALGGAALAAGSAGSAFSNDYEVPGTESSRAHALLRAGFHGQGGDTDTLVWRAPEHQSVRTPAVEQRMAKALDTIAGLPGVGSVVGPYGPGPESAAQISPDGRTAYAVVTFDRPADSVPKAQAKAVVDAAKNPATEADGLQVELGGQAVALTEARSAHLAEVIGVAVAALVLFLAFGSLAASLLPIATALVSVGTAYFGITLLGHAMSVADFAPMLGTLVGLGVGIDYALFIVTRHRKGLMRGLPVEEAAARAVATTGRAVVFAGATVCIALLGMLVLRLNFLNGVAIAASLTVVLTVAASVTLLPALLSYIGMRALSRRERRRLAAQGPRPETPTGFAARWSAFVERRPKLLGIVATLVMVVLALPTFSLHLGTSDQGNNPAGSTTRQAYDLLADGFGPGVNGPLTVVSRLDGAGDRLAVERLAEALRTTEGVAATGPAVFNRSGDTAVLTVIPDSAPQSRATSELVTTLREHVIPAAGQGNSMTVHVGGVTAGYDDFADVIVGKLPLFVGVVIALGCVLLLLAFRSLGIPLKAAAMNVAAVASSFGVVVAVFQWGWGSELLGLGSAGPIEPFLPVIMVSVLFGLSMDYQVFLVSRMYEEWLETGDNRRAVRVGLTETSRVINSAAVIMISVFLAFVLSGDRIIAMFGIALAAAVALDAFVLRTLLVPALMHMLGGANWWLPAWLDRRLPRISIEPPECRGRATLPAQRPAASRATSEDGAEPAPASR